A single window of Halobacterium jilantaiense DNA harbors:
- a CDS encoding succinate dehydrogenase/fumarate reductase iron-sulfur subunit, with protein sequence MSTQTPESETESETEPEAPATTDHQQRRMDDKRVRAEARDEAAAQAATEFEGETVELKVFRYDPEIEGKEEPRFDSFTVPFEKGMTVLDALIFARDEYDSSLTFRHSCRQAVCGSDAFFVNGSQRLGCQTQMGDLEWPVRVEPLPHQDVVKDLVVEMDHFYDQMESVQPFFDPDDLPDGELEEQRQDRSNRENIKLSTRCIWCGACMSSCNIAAGDNQYLGPAAINAAYRFYMDEREGEQKRQERLEIIEQEHGVWRCQTQFSCTEVCPKDIPLTEHIQELKREAVKENLKFW encoded by the coding sequence ATGAGTACGCAGACACCAGAATCCGAGACCGAGTCCGAGACCGAGCCGGAGGCACCGGCGACCACCGACCACCAGCAGCGCCGGATGGACGACAAGCGCGTCCGAGCGGAGGCCCGCGACGAGGCCGCCGCGCAGGCCGCGACGGAGTTCGAAGGCGAGACGGTCGAGCTGAAGGTCTTCCGGTACGACCCCGAGATCGAGGGCAAGGAGGAGCCGCGCTTCGACTCCTTCACCGTCCCGTTCGAGAAGGGGATGACCGTGCTGGACGCGCTCATCTTCGCGCGCGACGAGTACGACTCCAGTCTGACCTTCCGGCACTCCTGCCGGCAGGCGGTCTGTGGCTCGGACGCGTTCTTCGTGAACGGCAGCCAGCGCCTCGGCTGCCAGACCCAGATGGGGGACCTGGAGTGGCCGGTGCGCGTCGAGCCGCTGCCCCACCAGGACGTCGTGAAAGACCTCGTGGTGGAGATGGACCACTTCTACGACCAGATGGAGTCCGTCCAGCCGTTCTTCGACCCGGACGACCTGCCGGACGGGGAGCTAGAAGAGCAGCGACAGGACCGGTCGAACCGCGAGAACATCAAGCTCTCGACGCGCTGCATCTGGTGCGGTGCCTGTATGTCCTCCTGCAACATCGCCGCGGGGGACAACCAGTACCTCGGGCCGGCGGCCATCAACGCGGCTTACCGGTTCTACATGGACGAGCGCGAGGGCGAGCAGAAGCGACAGGAGCGCCTGGAGATCATCGAGCAGGAGCACGGCGTGTGGCGCTGCCAGACGCAGTTCTCCTGCACGGAGGTCTGTCCGAAGGACA
- a CDS encoding succinate dehydrogenase hydrophobic membrane anchor subunit: MAERYSSFRSGSTTWLLQRLTAAFLVVVLAFHFFNLHFVHHAYEIDFAGSQVRMESLGYYVTMILFLVTATFHGVNGVYNALVNQGIDGKAKRAAQLVLGVAGILLVVQGVRVANALAGF, encoded by the coding sequence ATGGCTGAGCGCTACTCCTCGTTCCGGTCGGGGTCGACGACGTGGCTGCTGCAGCGGCTCACCGCGGCGTTCCTCGTAGTCGTGCTGGCGTTCCACTTCTTCAATCTGCACTTCGTCCACCACGCCTACGAGATCGACTTCGCGGGCAGCCAGGTCCGCATGGAGAGCCTGGGCTACTACGTCACGATGATTCTGTTCCTCGTGACGGCGACGTTCCACGGCGTGAACGGCGTCTACAACGCGCTGGTGAACCAGGGTATCGACGGGAAAGCGAAGCGGGCCGCGCAGCTCGTTCTGGGAGTGGCCGGCATCCTGCTGGTCGTCCAGGGCGTCCGCGTGGCGAACGCGCTCGCGGGGTTCTAA
- the sdhC gene encoding succinate dehydrogenase, cytochrome b556 subunit gives MSESYDRGLVEDFGRWTEFSAGMWAWVFHKFTGWVLVGYLFTHISVLSTSLQGAQTYNNTLSGLESLAVVRLLEVGLLAVAVFHILNGIRLLFVDLGVGLEAQDKSFYASLVLTGVIVVASVPTFLAGAF, from the coding sequence ATGAGCGAGTCGTATGACCGAGGCCTCGTGGAGGATTTCGGCCGGTGGACCGAATTCTCCGCCGGTATGTGGGCCTGGGTGTTTCACAAGTTCACGGGGTGGGTTCTCGTCGGCTACCTGTTCACCCACATCTCGGTCCTGAGCACGTCGCTTCAGGGGGCACAGACGTACAACAACACGCTGAGCGGGCTGGAGAGCCTCGCCGTGGTCCGACTCCTCGAGGTGGGGCTGCTGGCGGTGGCCGTCTTCCACATCCTGAACGGCATCCGGCTGCTGTTCGTGGACCTCGGCGTGGGGCTGGAGGCACAGGACAAGAGTTTCTACGCGTCGCTGGTGTTGACGGGCGTAATCGTCGTCGCCAGTGTCCCGACCTTCCTCGCGGGGGCGTTCTAA
- a CDS encoding succinylglutamate desuccinylase/aspartoacylase family protein — translation MTDGAFTYEDGRVEPGERADIRFTVSETYLGDPVRVPVSIINGEHDGPTVFLSAAIHGDELNGIEVVREVAHDWPHGNLHGTLVCMPVVNVPAFMAQQRYLPVYDRDLNRSFPGRSGSTSSQRIAKRLFENFIEPCDVGIDFHTSTRGRTNILHVRAEMDDPGVDRLARSFGSNVVIDTAGSEGTLRREATRTGVPTITVEMGEAHRFQRKLIDRAIDGVASVLAEYEFYPAEPVDWPGWRTIVSSDEKTWLRADVGGLVEMHVRRGSLVEEGDRVCTITNPFKTDVVTVEAPFTGLLVGALENPLVYPGNPLCHLVELEDPTLRAIRHDRSGTMPAGPG, via the coding sequence ATGACCGACGGGGCGTTCACGTACGAGGACGGGCGCGTCGAACCGGGGGAGCGCGCCGACATCCGGTTCACGGTGAGTGAGACGTACCTCGGCGACCCGGTCCGGGTGCCCGTCTCCATTATCAACGGCGAGCACGACGGGCCGACGGTATTCCTCTCGGCCGCCATCCACGGCGACGAGCTGAACGGCATCGAGGTGGTGCGGGAGGTCGCCCACGACTGGCCGCACGGCAACCTCCACGGCACGCTCGTCTGCATGCCGGTCGTGAACGTCCCCGCGTTCATGGCCCAGCAGCGCTACCTCCCCGTCTACGACCGCGACCTGAACCGGTCGTTCCCGGGCCGCAGCGGCTCGACGAGCTCTCAGCGCATCGCGAAGCGGCTGTTCGAGAACTTCATCGAGCCCTGCGACGTCGGCATCGACTTTCACACCTCCACGCGGGGTCGCACGAACATCCTGCACGTCCGCGCGGAGATGGACGACCCCGGCGTCGACCGGCTCGCCCGGTCGTTCGGGTCGAACGTCGTCATCGACACGGCGGGCTCCGAGGGCACGCTCCGCCGGGAAGCCACGCGCACCGGCGTCCCCACGATTACTGTCGAGATGGGGGAGGCCCACCGATTCCAGCGCAAACTCATCGACCGCGCCATCGACGGCGTCGCGAGCGTGCTCGCCGAGTACGAGTTCTACCCGGCCGAGCCCGTGGACTGGCCGGGTTGGCGGACCATCGTCTCCAGCGACGAGAAGACGTGGCTGCGCGCGGACGTCGGCGGCCTCGTCGAGATGCACGTCCGCCGCGGGTCCCTCGTCGAGGAAGGCGACCGGGTCTGCACCATCACGAACCCGTTCAAGACCGACGTCGTGACGGTCGAAGCGCCGTTCACCGGGCTGCTCGTCGGCGCGCTGGAGAATCCGCTCGTGTATCCGGGGAACCCGCTCTGTCACCTCGTGGAACTGGAGGACCCGACGCTGCGGGCCATCCGGCACGACCGCTCGGGAACGATGCCGGCAGGCCCGGGCTGA